TCAAATCGATATCGCAGAGAAAACTTTCGAGCAGAGTGCATTCAGATTCGCACAACGCCGATACACACAATCTCTGCTTTGCAATCTAAATCCTAAATAAGAACATGGTGAAGAAGGTCGAAGAAAATAGGAAAAAAGCCCAACAGAAACACACTGATATATCAATCTGTGCgtgcatatatatataggtGGCTGCTGTGAACAAACAGATTAGGGTTTTGAGGACTACGTGAGCGGCTATTTCCCAAACTACCCTTTCGCCGGTTCTTTTATTGAGGGAGGGTGCTTTGTGTTGTTTTTTGGGGTTGatgaatacatttttttttttttttgtatttttttatcacAATAGAGATTAGAATATTCAATTATCGTAGTTGATGTTGATCTCGAGAGTTGCTTGAAGACGGTATCACGGATCAAATGAACCAAATTCTCCGAAACCCAAATTTGGATTCTTATACTCATACCTAGCTATCTTTTTTTCCCTCATTTCACTCTTAAATTAGTATAGCAATTACGGATTCATCATGGAAGAGAAACCGGGGTGgcacattatttttaaaaatgtcatTTGTTATTATTGATCTTCCAGTGCCCAATGGAAACCTCCTCCTACTGAGCCAAAACTCCTAATCAAAATCCTCTTagattattaagaaaatatcatCAGACTTCTTAATTTTAACACGAACTCTcaatttttacacaaaaaaaaattgcacgCAACCAGAATAACTTATATACACAACAAAAAATGGTCCAAACCCTCTTCCAATTGATCGCATACAGACAGACAGTCATACAGAAGACTTATTAGACACTTTATTatactaaaataaataaactatcTCCCATTTATTATGCGGGAAATTTGATACGGTGGCGATAAGAACCTCAGCCTTCAATGCTTCGGTAAATGCAAACCAGTATCGGAACAAAGAAAGACACGCCTATAAAAGAATTCAAGCCCAAAGGGGAAAATTACTATATTCCTACAAAACAACAATCTTTGCAAGGGTTGAAGATGAAATGCCAGAAACTCAGGAACTTGTACAAATATAGGAGATTTACAGGCCTTGGTCGATAAGGTAGTCTCCCATCTTCTCAACAACCATGTTGCACTGTCCAGGGGTCATTGGTTCCTCATAGATGCCGAAAATGAGAGCTTGCCCAGTTTTCTTTATGGTTATACCGCCAGCCCCCTGTAATGGTCAAGATGGAAGAAAATAGAAAAGCACGTGACTTTAATGAAGAATGGAAGAGCTTGTGCCATATCAATGTTCTTGTTCTGCTTCCAGAAAATTGGTGATGGGGAAAGGTTATGTAAAATTCAACGACGATAAGTCGTCACTCGTATTCAAGACCATCCATGAGACATTGTCCAAACGACATCCTTTAAAGTTTTTGTAAACACCGAGTTTAATGAGAAAAATACTCTAGAGGCCATTGAATCTGCTGAAAGATGCACCAACTGCCTAGAGTTTCATCAGCCAGCGTCCAGCTATTTTCCAAGGAATTTGTATCAACTTACAGAAAACAGACACACATATACCCAAGTGAAAAGGCACCAGACAACTGAGTCCTGTATGGGTGTTGAAGCATAGCTTCATGGGGTTCAAGAGGCGATCACACGTAAAAGAGTACCGTGGAACGTGATCAATGAAACGCAAGTGTCAAATATGATTATGTGCATAGTCTGGATTTATAACATGGTAAACAACAGCTTGATAGCAGCCTGAAATTTGAATGTTTACCTAAATTTTAACAAGAAACCGCAGTTTAATATAAGAAAAGATACCTTCTTTCCACGAATAACAGCACCAGGCTCCCCCTGAATCACCATATACTTGTGGCCTCCAAGGTATAGTCCAGTAGGAGCAAGAAATCCAGGCTCCTCAAAATCCTTTGCAATGTTGGAAATCTCCTCGGGTTTGAACTGCACGAAAATACGTACATTTCATCAACAAGCAGTCACAACAGATGAGGTGTCAAAGCTTTTCAGCACATAATCCAAATGCATCGTCGTGACTGAGAACTTGTCC
This portion of the Primulina huaijiensis isolate GDHJ02 unplaced genomic scaffold, ASM1229523v2 scaffold35785, whole genome shotgun sequence genome encodes:
- the LOC140968362 gene encoding profilin-1-like, which gives rise to MSWQTYVDDHLMCDVDGVHLTAAAIIGLDGSVWAQSSTFPQFKPEEISNIAKDFEEPGFLAPTGLYLGGHKYMVIQGEPGAVIRGKKGAGGITIKKTGQALIFGIYEEPMTPGQCNMVVEKMGDYLIDQGL